A stretch of Triticum aestivum cultivar Chinese Spring chromosome 1D, IWGSC CS RefSeq v2.1, whole genome shotgun sequence DNA encodes these proteins:
- the LOC123183388 gene encoding uncharacterized protein, which produces MAAVRCAARRLGGSLLQQTQAVVAEEGRLLAPGRLMRSRQLSSQVSGERSQVAERRLLEPGWLMRSRQLYSKTPKKKKLSALESEFLWTQETLNASCDRLEELQKKAAPDAFKLGVKTYGRVAKGVVSGAAKLTFCFCMVTSVIFGDKGVQSQAVTNENH; this is translated from the exons ATGGCGGCGGTTCGGTGCGCGGCGAGGAGGCTCGGTGGCTCCCTGCTCCAGCAAACGCAGGCGGTGGTCGCGGAGGAGGGACGCCTGCTCGCGCCAGGCAGGCTCATGCGCTCCCGCCAGCTCTCCAGCCAGGTCTCCGGCGAG CGATCACAGGTGGCGGAGCGACGACTCCTCGAGCCAGGCTGGCTCATGCGTTCCCGCCAGCTCTACAGCAAG acccccaagaagaagaagctgtcTGCCTTGGAATCTGAGTTCCTGTGGACACAGGAGACGCTTAATGCCTCGTGTGATAGGTTGGAGGAGCTTCAAAAGAAAGCAGCACCAGATGCCTTTAAGTT GGGCGTGAAGACCTATGGACGTGTGGCTAAGGGTGTGGTCAGTGGAGCTGCCAAGCTGACATTTTGCTTCTGTATGGTTACTTCTGTTATTTTTGGTGACAAGGGGGTACAAAGCCAGGCTGTTACCAATGAAAACCATTGA